Proteins from a genomic interval of Ciona intestinalis chromosome 9, KH, whole genome shotgun sequence:
- the LOC100184857 gene encoding 40S ribosomal protein S9 encodes MPHARRLVYRKTYVTPRRPFEKARLDQELKLIGEYGLRNKREVWRVKYTLAKIRKAARDLLTLDEKNTRRLFEGNALLRRLVRIGVLDETKMKLDYVLGLKVEDFLERRLQTQVFKLGLAKSIHHARVLIRQRHIRVRKQVVNIPSFIVRLDSQKHIDFSLRSPYGGGRPGRVKRKNAKKGSNTNEEEDED; translated from the exons ATGCCGCACGCAAGGAGGTTAGTTTACCGAAAGACTTACGTCACCCCAAGACGACCCTTCGAGAAGGCTCGTTTGGACCAAGAATTGAAACTCATCGGAGAATATGGTCTTCGTAACAAGCGGGAG GTATGGAGAGTAAAGTACACACTTGCCAAGATTCGCAAAGCTGCTCGTGATCTCTTGACCTTAGATGAGAAGAACACAAGACGACTTTTCGAgg GTAATGCGTTGCTACGACGATTGGTCCGCATCGGTGTCTTGGATGAAACGAAGATGAAACTCGATTACGTGCTCGGTTTGAAAGTTGAGGACTTTCTTGAGAGACGACTCCAAACCCAAGTATTTAAACTCGGGCTTGCTAAGTCCATTCATCATGCGCGTGTGCTGATCAGGCAACGTCACATTCG TGTTCGTAAGCAAGTGGTGAACATCCCATCTTTCATTGTTCGACTTGATTCGCAGAAGCATATTGACTTCTCCCTTCGCTCACCATATGGTGGTGGCAGACCTG GACGTGTCAAGCGAAAGAACGCTAAGAAGGGATCCAACACCAACGAGGAGGAGGATGAAGATTAG
- the LOC100180144 gene encoding vacuolar protein sorting-associated protein 4B-like has product MSGGSMMDKAINIVKQAAEEDKNKNYAEALRLYESGVEHFLHVIKYEAKDNNAIKRSIREKCGGYLHRAEQLKKYLADEKSSNGGKKKKKEVKADGSDGSDDEDPEKKKFENALSGAIVVEKPNVSWTDVAGLHDAKESLKEAVILPIKFPHLFTGKRTPWRGILLYGPPGTGKSYLAKAVATEANNSTFLSVSSADLVSKWLGESEKMVKTLFGMARDQRPSIIFIDEVDSLCGARSDNESEASRRVKTEFLVQMQGVGSDNDNVLVLGATNIPWQLDSAIRRRFERRIYIPLPEEAARSVMFKLHLGDTKTELTEKDIRELGKMTEGYSGADIGIVVRDALMEPVRKVQKATHFKRVRGPSHEDPNIIMDDMLIPCSPGDPAAIEMSWLNVPGDKLLEPPVTMTMMRKAKASTRPTVNQSDLKKFEEFTKDFGMEG; this is encoded by the exons atgtCTGGGGGAAGTATGATGGAT AAAGCCATCAATATTGTGAAGCAGGCAGCAGAGGAAGACAAGAATAAAAACTATGCTGAAGCTCTTCGTTTGTATGAGAGTGGAGTGGAACATTTTTTGCATGTTATAAAAT ATGAAGCAAAAGACAACAACGCGATAAAGAGAAGCATCCGTGAGAAATGTGGTGGTTACCTTCATCGTGCTGAacagttgaaaaaatatttggctGATGAAAAATCTTCAAACGGtggaaagaaaaagaaaaaggaagTAAAAGCTGACGGATC GGATGGAAGTGATGATGAAGACCCTGAGAAAAAGAAATTTGAAAATGCTTTGTCAG gagcaattgttgttgaGAAACCAAATGTAAGTTGGACGGACGTTGCTGGTTTACATGATGCTAAAGAATCTTTAAAAGAAGCCGTTATTCTGCCAATCAAATTCCCTCATCTATTCACAG GTAAACGAACACCATGGCGTGGTATCTTGTTGTATGGG CCACCAGGGACAGGAAAATCATATTTAGCTAAAGCAGTTGCCACTGAAGCAAATAATTCAACGTTTCTCTCCGTTTCATCGGCTGACTTAGTATCTAAATGGCTCGGTGAAAGTGAAAA GAtggtaaaaacattgtttgggATGGCGCGCGACCAACGTCCTTCTATCATCTTCATTGATGAGGTGGACTCTTTATGTGGAGCCAGGAGCGACAATGAGAGTGAAGCTTCAAGAAGAGTCAAAACTGAGTTTTTGGTTCAAATGCAAG GCGTCGGATCTGACAATGACAACGTGCTTGTATTAGGAGCTACAAATATTCCGTGGCAGTTGGATTCTGCCATCAGAAGAAG ATTTGAGCGTCGTATATACATACCTCTGCCTGAAGAAGCAGCAAGGTctgttatgtttaaattacatcTGGGCGACACCAAGACTGAACTGACAGAGAAAGACATACGGGAGCTGGGAAAGATGACTGAGGG aTATTCTGGAGCTGATATTGGTATTGTAGTTCGTGATGCTTTGATGGAACCTGTACGTAAAGTACAGAAGGCAACTCATTTTAAAAGG GTCCGAGGTCCCTCCCATGAGGATCCAAACATCATCATGGATGATATGCTCATCCCGTGCTCTCCCGGGGATCCTGCTGCCATAGAGATGTCGTGGCTCAATGTTCCAGGAGACAAACTCCTTGAACCTCCAGTTACTATG ACAATGATGAGGAAAGCAAAAGCTTCCACCCGTCCTACAGTCAACCAATCAGATTTGAAGAAATTTGAAGAATTCACAAAAGATTTTGGTATGGAAGGATGA